One window of the Cryptomeria japonica chromosome 7, Sugi_1.0, whole genome shotgun sequence genome contains the following:
- the LOC131856704 gene encoding uncharacterized protein LOC131856704 — MKEKRIVEKILQNLTSKFDAIVIAIKEVKDLSALTVDELMGSLQTYEKHLNRTATSSQEKYFKAQVNARGRGRGRSGRISRGRDRGNQESSGRENNQEGASNSQNNSKQGKKNNNLNQTYDKSNVECFNCQKFGHYERDCWKKKGNQARHNPNVVDVNVGENNQSTTFIMCNIGEEGSLEVWYLDSVCSNHMSGNESLFSFIDKNVKYEIKMGNNRIVLVEGRGSIMICTKKGEKKEIENVYFAPGIKHNLMSSSAAPRKKACTIVHQLKALKSSIEDPSKLWNLMYVYLGYAGLSLLSKKRMVDGFQNGDRAGSHSDCSPTQMEGIPNGCKVDVKFAFLNAVLKEEVNMELKKALYGLKKDPRAWYNKID, encoded by the exons ATGAAGGAGAAGAGGATTGTGGAGAAAATCCTTCAAAATTTGACATCAAAGTTTGATGCAATAGTGATTGCCATTAAAGAGGTAAAGGATTTATCAGCTTTGACAGTTGATGAGTTGATGGGTTCTCTTCAAACTTATGAGAAACACCTAAATAGGACAGCTACTTCTTcccaagagaaatatttcaaagctCAAGTCAATGCAAGAGGTAGGGGGAGAGGAAGAAGTGGAAGGATTTCAAGAGGTCGAGATCGTGGCAATCAAGAAAGCTCAGGTCGAGAAAACAACCAAGAGGGAGCGAGCAACTCTCAAAATAACTCCAAACAAGGCAAGAAGAACAACAATTTGAATCAAACATATGATAAGAGTAATGTGGAGTGTTTTAACTGCCAAAAATTTGGGCATTATGAAAGGGATTGCTGGAAAAAGAAAGGTAATCAGGCAAGACATAATCCTAATGTGGTTGATGTGAATGTGGGTGAAAATAATCAgtccacaaccttcatcatgtgcaacattggTGAAGAAGGTAGCCTTGAAGTTTGGTATTTGGATAGTGTTTGCAGTAACCACATGAGTGGTAATGAGAGtttgttctcatttattgacaAGAATGTCAAATATGAGATCAAAATGGGGAACAATAGAATAGTTCTAGTTGAAGGAAGAGGATCTATTATGATTTGCACTAAGAAAGGTGAGAAGAAGGAGATTGAGAATGTTTATTTTGCCCCAGGAATTAAGCATAATCTCATGAGC TCTAGTGCTGCACCTCGCAAGAAAGCATGTACAATAGTGCATCAGTTGAAGGCCCTCAAGAGTAGCATTGAAGACCCTTCCAAGCTGTGGAATCTCATGTATGTATACTTGGGTTATGCTGGTTTGAGTTTATTGTCCAAGAAAAGAATGGTAGATGGTTTTCAA AATGGAGACCGTGCAGGCAGTCATAGCGATTGTAGCCcaacacaaatggaaggtattccaaatggatgtaaagttgaTGTGAAGTTTGCCTTCCTTAATGCAGTGCTAAAAGAAGAGGTTAATATGgagctgaagaaagctctttatgggctaaaGAAAGATCCACGAGCATGGTACAACAAGATTGACTGA
- the LOC131856703 gene encoding secreted RxLR effector protein 161-like, with protein MYGSNHAPMPTTVGIKLTKEDCNNNVDPNRYKSLVGSLMYLTATRHDIMHVVSFISRFMENPKDIDWQEDSDWEGSIDDRKSTFGYVFHLGLSAIPWASKKQPIIALSTTEVEYIAANVAACQAI; from the exons ATGTATGGTAGTAATCATGCACCAATGCCAACAACCGTAGGTATTAAGTTGACCAAGGAAGATTGCAACAACAACGTTGATCCGAATAGGTATAAGAGtttggttggaagcttgatgtatttgACAGCAACTAGGCATGATATAATGCATGTAGTGAGTTTCATTTCTAGATTTATGGAGAATCCCAAGGACATTGATTGGCAAGAAG ATAGTGATTGGGAAGGAagtatagatgataggaagagcacgtTTGGGTATGTGTTTCATTTGGGTTTGAGTGCAATCCCATGGGCTTCTAAGAAGCAACCCATTATTGCCCTATCAACAACTGAGGTTGAGTATATAGCCGCGAATGTAGCAGCATGTCAAGCTATTTGA